A part of Acropora palmata chromosome 6, jaAcrPala1.3, whole genome shotgun sequence genomic DNA contains:
- the LOC141884889 gene encoding ephrin type-A receptor 5-like — MSFADRPYWEWNNYDVINRVESGYRLPSPMNCPKLVHNLMLNCWESDKTKRPTFADIVDNIDKLLRSPEDLNDGLSSVTEKFEVEPQQEFQSVDEWLQYINMDKYSEVFSAANINSMDKVTGLGDKELREMGIRLIGHRNKMNKSIKAMKGNSFQ, encoded by the exons ATGTCATTCGCTGATAGGCCTTACTGGGAATGGAACAACTACGAC GTTATCAATCGAGTGGAAAGTGGATACCGACTGCCATCACCAATG aattGTCCAAAACTTGTTCACAATTTGATGCTTAACTGCTGGGAATCGGACAAAACCAAAAGGCCAACATTTGCTGATATCGTTGATAATATCGATAAATTGCTTCGATCTCCAGAAGACTTGAATGATGGGTTATCGTCTGTTACTGAAAA ATTCGAGGTGGAACCTCAACAGGAATTTCAGTCCGTAGATGAATGGCTACAGTACATTAACATGGATAAATATTCTGAAGTATTCTCTGCTGCAAACATTAATAGCATGGACAAAGTCACTGGACTCGGTGATAAAGAGTTGAGAGAAATGGGCATCAGGCTGATTGGACACCGAAACAAGATGAACAAAAGTATAAAAGCAATGAAGGGAAACTCATTTCAATAG